Proteins from one Nakamurella multipartita DSM 44233 genomic window:
- a CDS encoding TrpB-like pyridoxal phosphate-dependent enzyme, whose translation MPIRQHKYLLDESEMPTSWYNIVPDLPAPPPPPLHPGTHEPVGPDDLAPLFPMDLILQEVSTERYIPIPDEVQDVYRLWRPSPLFRAHRLEQALGTPARIYYKYEGVSPAGSHKPNTAVPQVYYNAKAGVKKLTTETGAGQWGTALAFACSLFDVECEVWQVGASYDAKPYRRTVIETFGGTVHRSPSQLTSAGRAFAADHPGSLGIAISEAVEKAAGAADTKYALGSVLNHVLLHQTVIGEEALLQLAKAGETGADLVIGCTGGGSNFGGLAFPFLREKLAGRQNPVIRAVEPASCPSLTRGEYRYDFGDTAGFTPLMKMHTLGHDFVPDPIHAGGLRYHGMAPLISHIYELGLMEALSIEQTECFAAAVRFARTEGIVPAPEPTHALAATMREALACKESGEEKVIVTALCGHGLLDLGAYDAYLNDRMVDSGLSDADLDAALSTIPVLT comes from the coding sequence ATGCCCATTCGGCAGCACAAGTACCTTCTCGACGAATCCGAGATGCCCACCAGCTGGTACAACATCGTGCCGGATCTGCCGGCCCCGCCCCCGCCGCCGCTGCACCCGGGCACCCACGAACCGGTCGGCCCGGACGACCTGGCCCCGCTGTTCCCGATGGACCTGATCCTGCAGGAGGTCTCGACCGAGCGGTACATCCCGATCCCGGACGAGGTGCAGGACGTCTACCGGCTGTGGCGGCCCTCGCCCCTGTTCCGGGCACACCGCCTGGAACAGGCGCTGGGCACGCCGGCCCGGATCTACTACAAGTACGAGGGCGTCTCCCCGGCCGGCTCGCACAAGCCGAACACGGCGGTGCCGCAGGTCTATTACAACGCCAAGGCCGGCGTGAAGAAGCTGACCACCGAGACCGGCGCCGGCCAATGGGGCACCGCGCTGGCGTTCGCCTGCTCGCTGTTCGACGTCGAGTGCGAGGTCTGGCAGGTCGGCGCGTCCTACGACGCCAAGCCCTACCGGCGCACGGTCATCGAGACGTTCGGCGGCACGGTGCACCGCTCACCGTCCCAGCTGACCTCGGCCGGGCGGGCGTTCGCCGCGGATCACCCCGGATCGCTGGGCATCGCCATCTCCGAGGCCGTGGAGAAGGCTGCGGGAGCCGCCGACACCAAGTACGCGCTGGGCTCGGTCCTCAATCACGTGCTGTTGCACCAGACGGTGATCGGCGAGGAAGCGCTGCTGCAGCTGGCCAAGGCCGGCGAGACCGGTGCCGACCTGGTGATCGGCTGTACCGGCGGCGGCTCCAACTTCGGCGGCCTGGCGTTCCCGTTCCTGCGGGAGAAGCTGGCCGGCCGGCAGAACCCGGTGATCCGCGCGGTCGAGCCGGCCTCGTGCCCGTCGTTGACCCGCGGCGAGTACCGCTACGACTTCGGCGACACCGCCGGCTTCACGCCGCTGATGAAGATGCACACCCTGGGCCACGATTTCGTGCCGGACCCGATCCACGCCGGTGGCCTGCGCTATCACGGCATGGCCCCGCTGATCTCGCACATTTACGAGCTCGGGCTGATGGAGGCGCTGTCCATCGAGCAGACCGAGTGCTTCGCCGCCGCGGTCCGGTTCGCCCGCACCGAGGGCATCGTGCCGGCCCCCGAACCCACGCACGCGCTGGCCGCCACCATGCGCGAGGCGTTGGCCTGCAAGGAATCCGGCGAGGAGAAGGTGATCGTGACGGCGCTGTGCGGGCACGGCCTGCTGGACCTGGGCGCCTATGACGCCTACCTCAACGACCGGATGGTCGACTCCGGGCTCTCGGACGCCGACCTGGACGCGGCGCTGTCGACGATTCCCGTCCTGACATGA
- a CDS encoding DNA-3-methyladenine glycosylase family protein translates to MTSFSITPTTPFRLQESAEFGFGGRAADSFDGVMRMAFCLDGYADQVGVAVRQDADGTVHGRVDGVGPDRVDAVRAQVARVLSLDQDGGEFLDVGHRDPVIGRLQEVAPGLLPPLFYSPYEAALWSVLSARRPAQQMAQVRTQLSERHGRTFELAGRRLAAMPTPEQLLRVTEFPGLTPEKIHRMHGIARQALTGTLDVARLRHIGPTACQDDMQRLKGIGPFYASLITIRAVGFTDVLPVDEPMLLELVGLHYRVDGPVTRAAFEQIAEPWRPYRTWTSVLIRAASSRIGVVGSRRRAG, encoded by the coding sequence ATGACCAGTTTCTCGATCACCCCGACCACCCCGTTCCGGCTCCAGGAATCGGCCGAGTTCGGGTTCGGCGGGCGCGCGGCCGACTCGTTCGACGGCGTGATGCGGATGGCGTTCTGCCTGGACGGCTATGCCGACCAGGTGGGCGTTGCGGTGCGGCAGGATGCCGACGGCACCGTGCACGGCAGGGTAGACGGGGTCGGCCCGGATCGGGTCGACGCGGTGCGGGCCCAGGTCGCGCGGGTGCTGTCGCTGGATCAGGACGGCGGTGAATTCCTCGACGTCGGCCACCGGGACCCGGTGATCGGTCGGCTGCAGGAGGTCGCCCCCGGGCTGCTGCCGCCGCTGTTCTATTCGCCCTACGAAGCGGCCCTGTGGTCGGTGCTGTCCGCCCGGCGGCCGGCGCAGCAGATGGCCCAGGTCCGCACCCAGCTGTCCGAACGGCACGGCCGGACCTTCGAGCTGGCCGGCCGGCGGCTGGCGGCGATGCCGACGCCCGAGCAGCTGCTGCGGGTGACCGAGTTCCCCGGGTTGACCCCGGAGAAGATCCACCGGATGCACGGCATCGCCCGGCAGGCGCTGACCGGCACTCTGGACGTGGCCCGGCTACGGCACATCGGGCCGACCGCCTGCCAGGACGATATGCAGCGGCTCAAGGGAATCGGCCCCTTCTACGCCTCGCTGATCACCATCCGGGCGGTCGGCTTCACCGACGTGCTGCCGGTCGACGAGCCGATGCTGCTCGAGCTGGTCGGGCTGCACTACCGGGTGGACGGTCCGGTCACCCGGGCCGCGTTCGAGCAGATCGCCGAGCCGTGGCGGCCGTACCGCACCTGGACATCGGTGCTGATCCGGGCGGCGTCGTCGCGGATCGGGGTGGTCGGCAGCCGCCGCCGGGCCGGCTGA
- a CDS encoding ATP-dependent helicase, producing MFDTGWDAGLDDAQLSAVVHGDGPLVILAGAGTGKTRTLTARVASLLDRGVPAERVLLLTFTRRAADEMVSRAARLCTQPDAGQRLAGGTFHAVAHAVIGRHTEALGLPPAVSVLDRADATDVMDLLRHDHGLDGTDRRFPRAATLVDIYSRAVNTGVPARALIKTDFGWVQPHVDAVMELFRAYVARKRDRGLLDFDDLLLAWRSLLADPVVGPQIAGRWDHVLVDEYQDVNATQVDIVHALRPGGHGLTVVGDDAQAIYGFRGSDHAHLRSLVQELPEVTVVRLERNFRSHQRLLDLANVVRPGAEGEHRITLHSDRREGRPARLVRCHDAPAEARIIVDSVLEAHQKGRRLREQAVLMRAAAHSDLLEVELTARGVPFVKYGGLKFLEAAHVKDFVAAVRLLDNPRDEVAWYRLLRLHDGIGPARARSLLGSLADPELSADLDRHAEAVAAAPAMSRVALAASLSTLADARSRNRIGERARGCLELLRPLLTARYRDWSARLGDLERLVGAADQSPDLAAFVAELTLDPPASTSDLAGPPSQDDDYLVLSTVHSAKGLEWPVVHVLHLVDGSFPSDMALGTPEGVEEEARLFYVALTRAADELNLYAPLRMPHHRHARDDRHSMAPLSRFLDDAALDRVEVVDLTPPRPGADPAGAAARGTRVALPDLADLWA from the coding sequence ATGTTCGACACTGGGTGGGACGCCGGGCTGGACGACGCGCAGCTCTCGGCCGTGGTGCACGGCGACGGCCCGCTGGTCATCCTGGCCGGCGCGGGCACCGGCAAGACCCGCACCCTGACCGCCCGGGTGGCCAGCCTGCTGGACCGGGGCGTGCCGGCCGAGCGGGTCCTGCTGCTGACCTTCACCCGCCGCGCCGCGGACGAGATGGTCTCCCGCGCGGCCCGGCTGTGCACGCAGCCGGACGCCGGACAACGGCTGGCCGGCGGGACGTTTCACGCCGTTGCACACGCGGTGATCGGCCGGCACACCGAGGCCCTCGGCCTGCCGCCGGCGGTCAGCGTGCTCGACCGGGCCGACGCCACCGACGTGATGGATCTGCTCCGGCACGACCACGGGTTGGACGGCACCGACCGCCGCTTTCCGCGGGCGGCCACCCTGGTGGACATCTACTCGCGCGCGGTGAACACCGGCGTGCCGGCCCGGGCGCTGATCAAGACCGATTTCGGCTGGGTGCAGCCCCACGTCGACGCGGTGATGGAGCTGTTCCGGGCCTATGTCGCGCGCAAACGCGACCGCGGTCTGCTCGATTTCGACGATCTGCTGCTGGCCTGGCGCAGCCTGCTGGCCGATCCGGTGGTCGGTCCGCAGATCGCCGGCCGTTGGGACCACGTCCTGGTCGACGAGTACCAGGACGTGAATGCCACCCAGGTCGACATCGTGCACGCACTGCGGCCGGGAGGGCACGGGCTGACGGTCGTCGGGGACGACGCCCAGGCCATCTACGGCTTCCGCGGGTCCGACCACGCCCATCTGCGAAGCCTGGTGCAGGAGCTGCCCGAGGTCACCGTGGTCCGGTTGGAACGCAACTTCCGCTCGCATCAGCGGCTGCTCGATCTGGCCAACGTGGTCCGGCCCGGCGCCGAGGGCGAGCACCGGATCACCCTGCACTCCGACCGGCGAGAGGGGCGACCGGCCCGGTTGGTGCGCTGCCACGACGCCCCCGCCGAGGCCCGGATCATCGTCGACTCGGTGCTGGAGGCGCACCAGAAGGGGCGGCGGCTGCGGGAGCAGGCGGTGCTGATGCGGGCCGCCGCGCACAGCGACCTGCTGGAGGTGGAACTGACCGCCCGCGGAGTGCCCTTCGTCAAGTACGGCGGTCTGAAGTTCCTGGAGGCGGCCCACGTCAAGGATTTCGTGGCCGCCGTGCGGCTGCTGGACAACCCGCGGGACGAGGTCGCCTGGTACCGGCTGCTGCGGCTGCACGACGGGATCGGTCCGGCCCGGGCCCGCAGCCTGCTCGGGTCGCTGGCCGACCCGGAGCTCTCGGCCGACCTGGACCGGCACGCCGAGGCGGTCGCGGCGGCCCCGGCGATGAGCCGGGTCGCTCTGGCCGCCAGCCTGTCCACCCTGGCCGACGCCCGGTCCCGGAACCGAATCGGCGAGCGGGCCCGCGGCTGCCTGGAGCTGCTGCGGCCGCTGCTGACCGCCCGTTACCGGGACTGGTCGGCCCGGCTGGGCGACCTCGAACGACTGGTCGGCGCGGCCGACCAGTCCCCCGACCTGGCCGCGTTCGTGGCCGAGCTCACCCTGGACCCGCCCGCCTCGACCAGCGACCTGGCCGGACCGCCGAGCCAGGACGACGACTACCTGGTGCTGTCCACCGTGCATTCGGCCAAGGGTCTGGAATGGCCGGTGGTGCACGTGCTGCACCTGGTCGACGGCTCCTTCCCCTCGGACATGGCCCTGGGCACCCCGGAAGGCGTCGAGGAGGAGGCCCGGTTGTTCTACGTCGCGCTCACCCGGGCCGCCGACGAGCTGAATCTGTATGCCCCGCTGCGGATGCCGCACCACCGGCACGCCCGGGACGACCGGCACTCGATGGCGCCGCTGAGCCGGTTCCTGGACGACGCCGCGCTGGATCGGGTCGAGGTGGTGGACTTGACCCCGCCGCGGCCGGGTGCCGACCCGGCCGGGGCCGCCGCCCGCGGGACCCGGGTGGCGCTGCCCGACCTGGCCGACCTCTGGGCCTGA
- a CDS encoding nitronate monooxygenase yields MSGLVDLAVAATVLAAPMAGGPSTPDLVTATAAAGSLGFLAGGYRTAAQLAAQIAEVRAITPTFGVNLFAPNPIPVDPQAYAQYAARLAERADHFGVVLPPRPIEDDDGWPDKLDLLIEDPVPLVSFTFGLPPARAIRALQRAGSAVAQTVTGPAEARWALDAGADLLIVQSADAGGHSAVFDPSVRPPSPALPDLIRQIAATTPRPLIAAGGLSSADRVAAALRAGAAAVMVGTALLLADEAGTSAVHRAAIAGRPGPTVITRAFTGRPARGLVNEFIVQFEPRAPLGYPALHHLTSPLRKAAAAAGDPEWVHLWAGTGHGAVTPGPVADILRRLAV; encoded by the coding sequence ATGTCCGGACTGGTCGATCTCGCGGTGGCCGCGACGGTCCTGGCCGCACCGATGGCCGGCGGGCCGAGCACGCCCGATCTGGTGACGGCCACCGCCGCGGCCGGCAGCCTGGGGTTCCTGGCCGGCGGATACCGGACCGCGGCCCAGCTGGCCGCGCAGATCGCCGAGGTTCGGGCGATCACCCCGACGTTCGGGGTGAATCTGTTCGCGCCCAACCCGATTCCGGTCGACCCCCAGGCCTACGCGCAGTACGCCGCCCGGTTGGCCGAGCGGGCGGACCACTTCGGTGTCGTGTTGCCGCCCCGGCCCATCGAGGACGACGACGGCTGGCCGGACAAACTCGACCTGCTGATCGAGGACCCGGTGCCGCTGGTCAGCTTCACGTTCGGGCTACCGCCGGCCAGGGCGATCCGGGCCCTGCAGCGCGCCGGCAGCGCGGTCGCCCAGACGGTGACCGGCCCCGCGGAAGCGCGCTGGGCGCTGGACGCCGGAGCCGACCTGCTCATCGTGCAAAGCGCCGACGCCGGCGGGCATTCCGCGGTCTTCGATCCCTCGGTCCGCCCGCCATCCCCGGCGCTGCCGGACCTCATCCGGCAGATCGCGGCGACCACACCGCGGCCGCTGATCGCGGCCGGCGGGTTGTCCTCGGCCGACCGGGTGGCGGCGGCGCTCCGGGCGGGCGCGGCCGCCGTCATGGTCGGCACGGCCTTGCTGCTGGCGGACGAGGCCGGGACCTCGGCCGTGCATCGGGCGGCGATCGCCGGGCGTCCCGGTCCGACCGTGATCACCCGGGCGTTCACCGGTCGCCCGGCCCGCGGACTGGTCAACGAGTTCATCGTGCAGTTCGAACCACGGGCGCCGCTGGGCTACCCGGCCCTGCACCACCTGACCAGCCCGCTGCGCAAGGCCGCGGCCGCCGCCGGCGATCCGGAATGGGTGCACCTGTGGGCCGGAACCGGCCACGGCGCCGTCACTCCCGGGCCGGTCGCCGACATCCTGCGGCGCCTGGCCGTCTGA
- a CDS encoding neutral zinc metallopeptidase, protein MRIDRRRGIAVVAAAALVGLAGCAAPTAGTAVMDPAATRPSASSDPTSPTPDPTPAAYVPATQPTTDPTTPPPTTPPPTTVAAEPAPAPVAAPTTEAAPEPAPAAEPAPEPAPWSEASDDDIRGAAAAAVAVTQRFWAESFAGRVGADGSPEAWSAPELWNGDGFYDSDTGSVADCGDGKNYTANAFFCGNSTDGTGFLAWDLQFFHQHQDLGRTMVFMVIAHETGHAVQARLVHDGVDGALFDGSKRYELQADCFGGAALGKAVRDGYLTLPATAQDEMVAMTTAFGGDPAGHGDPDERDASFQRGFASGDMNTCLIDPAS, encoded by the coding sequence GTGCGTATCGATCGACGTCGTGGGATTGCCGTGGTCGCCGCCGCCGCCCTGGTCGGACTGGCCGGGTGCGCGGCACCGACCGCCGGTACCGCCGTCATGGACCCGGCCGCCACCCGGCCGAGCGCGTCGTCGGACCCGACCAGCCCGACACCCGACCCGACCCCCGCGGCCTACGTGCCGGCCACTCAACCGACCACCGACCCGACCACGCCCCCGCCGACCACGCCTCCGCCGACCACCGTGGCCGCCGAGCCCGCTCCTGCACCCGTCGCCGCACCCACCACCGAAGCGGCCCCCGAGCCGGCCCCGGCCGCGGAGCCCGCCCCCGAGCCGGCCCCGTGGAGCGAGGCCTCCGACGACGACATCCGCGGCGCGGCCGCGGCGGCGGTCGCGGTGACCCAGCGGTTCTGGGCGGAGTCCTTCGCCGGCCGGGTCGGGGCCGACGGCTCCCCCGAGGCGTGGTCGGCCCCCGAACTGTGGAACGGCGACGGCTTCTACGACTCGGACACCGGTTCGGTCGCCGACTGCGGCGACGGCAAGAACTACACCGCGAACGCGTTCTTCTGCGGCAATTCCACCGACGGGACCGGCTTCCTGGCCTGGGATCTGCAGTTCTTCCACCAGCACCAGGATCTGGGCCGGACCATGGTCTTCATGGTGATCGCCCACGAGACCGGCCACGCCGTCCAGGCGCGGCTCGTCCACGACGGCGTCGACGGGGCCCTGTTCGACGGCAGCAAGCGCTACGAGCTGCAGGCCGACTGCTTCGGCGGCGCGGCGCTGGGCAAGGCGGTGCGGGACGGGTACCTGACCCTGCCGGCGACCGCCCAGGACGAAATGGTTGCGATGACCACCGCTTTCGGCGGCGATCCGGCCGGTCACGGCGATCCGGACGAGCGCGACGCCTCCTTCCAACGCGGGTTCGCCAGCGGGGACATGAACACCTGCCTGATCGATCCGGCGTCCTGA